In one window of Nitrospira sp. DNA:
- the metG gene encoding methionine--tRNA ligase has product MRDQNTFYITTPIYYVNDVPHIGHAYTTVAADVLARYWRLRGRDVMFLTGLDEHGQKVQQAAAKAGIDPQAHCDKLAPQFQDLWKRLNISNNAFIRTTDAPHKKVVQRYLQELYDKQLIYKDSYTGWYCTYDERFWTEKDVVGGICPDCNRPIEQLSEHNYFFKMGQYQEQLIDHIKQHPHFIRPESRRNEVLGFLTTQKLGDLSISRPKSRLSWGIELPFDHDYVTYVWFDALVNYISALEYKLTTPSVDRYWPASVHLVGKDILTTHAVYWSTMLMALNLPLPETIFAHGWWTVDGEKMSKSRGNVVDPNKMVETYGIDAFRYFLLREVPFGQDGDFSQTAMITSINSDLANGIGNLLSRTLTMIERFADGKIPASGPPALPELEEKIAQAATQLPATLERGFSALTFRDNLQTIGELASLCDEYIDKAAPWKLAKNPDDAPKLKTVLNTAARALRLLAVSLHPFMPQTTEQLARQLGYHFDFTKAVPASAYQWDSPVADLPIAKGAPLFPRIEIAADTKTATAKDAPKAQKDSSKKGAKPVSDTPATPQPVPAAATTTPAATTTPAAPAAAPAPAAPPQISIDDFMKIQLKTAKVISAERVPKSEKLLKLQVSLGTEQRQIVAGIGKKYEPEALVGKMIVIVANLKPAKLMGIESQGMVLAAGDSEVRGLATILEEVEPGTKVK; this is encoded by the coding sequence ATGCGAGATCAAAACACGTTCTACATTACGACGCCGATTTACTACGTGAACGATGTGCCGCACATCGGCCACGCCTACACTACCGTCGCCGCCGATGTGCTCGCGCGCTACTGGCGTCTGCGAGGTCGCGACGTCATGTTCCTGACCGGCCTCGACGAGCACGGCCAGAAAGTGCAGCAGGCAGCCGCAAAGGCCGGCATCGATCCGCAGGCCCATTGCGACAAGCTGGCGCCGCAGTTCCAAGACCTCTGGAAACGGTTGAACATTTCGAATAATGCCTTCATCCGCACCACCGATGCGCCGCACAAGAAAGTCGTTCAACGATATCTTCAAGAGCTCTACGATAAACAGCTGATTTATAAGGACTCGTATACCGGTTGGTATTGCACGTACGACGAACGGTTCTGGACTGAAAAAGACGTTGTAGGAGGGATCTGCCCGGACTGCAACCGCCCCATCGAACAGCTCAGCGAGCATAACTATTTCTTCAAGATGGGACAGTATCAGGAACAGCTCATCGACCACATCAAGCAGCACCCGCACTTCATCCGGCCCGAGTCCCGCCGCAACGAAGTCCTGGGGTTTCTGACGACCCAGAAGCTCGGCGACCTGTCTATTTCCAGACCCAAGTCGCGCCTCTCATGGGGCATCGAATTGCCGTTCGATCACGACTACGTGACCTACGTCTGGTTCGACGCCCTGGTCAATTACATCTCCGCCTTGGAATACAAACTGACGACACCCTCGGTTGATCGCTACTGGCCGGCGTCGGTCCATCTCGTCGGGAAAGACATCCTCACGACTCACGCCGTCTATTGGTCGACGATGTTGATGGCGCTGAACCTGCCGCTGCCGGAAACCATCTTCGCGCATGGCTGGTGGACCGTCGACGGCGAAAAGATGTCGAAGAGCCGCGGCAACGTCGTCGATCCCAACAAGATGGTCGAGACCTACGGCATCGATGCCTTCCGTTACTTCCTCCTGCGCGAAGTGCCGTTCGGGCAAGACGGAGATTTCTCACAGACGGCGATGATCACTAGCATCAACAGCGACTTGGCCAACGGCATCGGCAATCTACTCAGCCGTACCCTCACGATGATCGAGCGTTTCGCGGACGGGAAGATTCCGGCAAGCGGCCCGCCCGCGCTCCCGGAACTCGAAGAGAAGATCGCCCAGGCCGCCACGCAATTGCCGGCCACGTTGGAACGAGGCTTCAGCGCGCTCACCTTCCGCGACAATCTCCAAACAATCGGCGAACTGGCCAGCCTCTGCGATGAATACATCGACAAAGCCGCGCCCTGGAAGCTGGCGAAGAATCCCGACGACGCGCCGAAACTGAAAACCGTCCTGAATACCGCCGCCCGCGCCTTGCGCCTGCTGGCCGTCTCGCTCCATCCGTTCATGCCGCAAACCACGGAACAACTGGCCCGGCAGCTCGGCTACCACTTCGACTTTACCAAGGCCGTCCCGGCCTCTGCCTACCAGTGGGACAGCCCCGTAGCCGATCTCCCGATCGCCAAGGGAGCGCCGTTGTTCCCCCGGATCGAAATCGCCGCGGACACGAAGACGGCCACCGCAAAAGACGCGCCCAAAGCACAGAAAGATTCATCGAAAAAAGGAGCCAAACCAGTGAGCGACACACCCGCGACCCCGCAACCGGTTCCCGCCGCAGCCACCACGACCCCGGCCGCAACAACAACTCCGGCGGCACCGGCAGCAGCGCCCGCACCGGCCGCGCCACCACAGATCAGCATCGACGACTTCATGAAGATTCAGCTGAAAACGGCGAAAGTCATCAGCGCCGAACGCGTACCGAAGTCGGAGAAGCTGTTGAAGCTCCAAGTCTCACTCGGCACGGAGCA
- the tmk gene encoding dTMP kinase, translating to MAKRRSHTAGIFITLEGTEGSGKSTQAARLAQALRAEGHAVLLTREPGGTPAAEQLRAVLLKNNSESLAAETEAFVILAARRQHVDHVIAPALQQGAIVICDRFIDSTLAYQGYARGLDLKTLRTMNRWATGGLAPDLTLLFDLPVATGLRRRQRDAAGQNRLDRETRRFHENVRAGFLQLARKEPRRIKPVNAARTPDRIADDVRTLVFDWLETRRPQTGRTR from the coding sequence GTGGCGAAACGACGCAGTCATACAGCCGGCATCTTCATCACGCTGGAAGGCACCGAAGGGAGCGGAAAATCGACCCAAGCCGCTCGCCTGGCCCAGGCCCTTCGCGCCGAAGGCCATGCCGTGCTCCTCACACGGGAACCGGGCGGCACGCCGGCAGCCGAGCAGCTCCGCGCGGTGCTGCTTAAGAATAATTCGGAGTCGCTGGCGGCAGAAACGGAAGCCTTCGTCATTCTCGCAGCCCGCCGCCAACATGTGGATCACGTGATCGCACCGGCGCTGCAGCAGGGCGCAATTGTGATCTGCGACCGGTTCATCGATTCCACCTTGGCCTATCAAGGCTATGCGCGAGGGCTGGACCTGAAGACGCTGCGCACGATGAACCGCTGGGCCACCGGGGGCCTTGCGCCTGACCTCACTCTCCTCTTCGATCTTCCCGTGGCCACCGGCCTGCGCCGGCGGCAGCGCGATGCCGCGGGGCAGAACCGGCTGGACCGGGAGACAAGACGCTTTCACGAAAACGTGCGCGCCGGGTTTTTACAACTCGCGCGCAAAGAACCCCGGCGCATCAAGCCGGTCAACGCGGCGCGAACCCCCGACAGGATTGCAGACGACGTGCGCACACTCGTGTTCGACTGGCTGGAAACGCGCCGACCCCAAACGGGACGAACAAGGTAA
- the holB gene encoding DNA polymerase III subunit delta': MPFREITGHEHPIAVLRAAVSHDRLGHAYLFHGEDAIGKRLTAIHLAQALNCEQPPSPDVLDSCGACRACLQIAARTHPDFIAIDPDRELANPAIKIEQVREIEQQFVYRPLMGERKICLIDEADRMTIGAANALLKTLEEPPGHALFLLITSRPNALPITIRSRCQQLRFTTPARTQVEAAVILKRELPPVDARLLALVTEGRIGEALTLDVAALREWQRDCLAIVAPATLRSISAILTLAESLAKSDRGIETLTWLSRWIRDLMLVHVGGDRDQILHLEQMDQLQEYSRTTDLTLLLDLIKEIERTQQNATRNLNLHMALESCLLKLRDALGLAPAGMPA; encoded by the coding sequence ATGCCCTTTCGCGAGATCACCGGACATGAACATCCGATCGCGGTCCTGCGGGCCGCCGTCTCCCACGACCGATTGGGACATGCGTATCTCTTCCATGGCGAAGACGCGATCGGGAAACGCCTGACGGCCATCCACCTCGCCCAGGCCTTGAACTGCGAGCAGCCGCCGTCACCGGATGTACTGGACAGCTGCGGCGCCTGCCGCGCCTGCCTGCAAATCGCCGCGCGAACCCACCCGGACTTCATCGCGATCGACCCCGACCGTGAATTGGCCAATCCCGCCATCAAGATCGAACAGGTCAGAGAAATCGAACAGCAGTTCGTCTATCGCCCATTGATGGGCGAGAGAAAGATCTGCCTGATCGACGAAGCCGACCGCATGACCATCGGCGCCGCCAATGCACTGCTCAAAACGCTGGAGGAACCGCCGGGTCACGCGCTCTTCCTCTTGATTACCAGCAGGCCCAACGCGCTCCCGATCACCATCCGTTCGCGTTGCCAGCAACTTCGCTTCACCACACCGGCGCGCACGCAGGTCGAAGCAGCCGTGATCCTCAAGCGCGAACTGCCGCCGGTGGATGCGCGACTCCTGGCGCTCGTCACGGAAGGCCGCATCGGCGAGGCGCTCACGCTGGATGTCGCCGCCCTGCGTGAATGGCAACGCGACTGTTTGGCCATCGTAGCCCCCGCGACGCTCAGATCGATCAGCGCGATCCTGACACTGGCCGAGAGCCTCGCCAAATCCGACCGTGGCATCGAGACGCTGACCTGGCTTAGTCGCTGGATCCGGGATCTCATGCTCGTCCATGTCGGCGGCGACCGCGATCAAATTCTCCACCTCGAACAGATGGACCAGTTGCAGGAATATTCCCGCACTACCGATCTCACCCTGCTCCTCGACCTGATCAAGGAGATCGAACGCACACAGCAGAATGCCACCCGCAATCTGAATCTCCACATGGCCCTGGAATCCTGCCTGCTCAAACTCCGTGATGCCCTCGGCCTCGCCCCCGCCGGAATGCCTGCCTAG